From the Lathyrus oleraceus cultivar Zhongwan6 chromosome 4, CAAS_Psat_ZW6_1.0, whole genome shotgun sequence genome, one window contains:
- the LOC127137681 gene encoding 60S ribosomal protein L17-2 has protein sequence MNSFGDAVPEKYLLPFINRAMPASCNFATLLAVLGGHPRPKADTPMDKEGGLPNLLDSIFDLLKNAGSNTEVKGLDVDAVYISHIQVNQAQKERRRTYRAHGIINPYMSSPCHIELVLSEKEEPVKKEPETRLASSKKRA, from the exons ATGAATTCCTTTGGTGATGCAGTTCCAGAAAAGTACTTGCTACCATTCATTAACCGTGCCATGCCAGCAA GTTGTAATTTTGCAACTTTGTTGGCGGTGTTGGGAGGACACCCCAGGCCAAAAGCAGACACTCCAATGGACAAGGAAGGTGGCCTGCCAAATCTGCTAGATTCAATCTTTGATTTGCTCAAGAATGCAGGGAGCAATACCGAAGTCAAAGGATTGGATGTTGATGCTGTATATATTTCTCATATCCAAGTCAATCAAGCACAGAAGGAAAGACGCCGAACATACAGAGCTCATGGAATAATCAACCCTTACATGTCATCCCCATGCCACATAGAGTTGGTACTATCTGAAAAGGAAGAACCTGTTAAGAAGGAGCCTGAGACCCGGTTGGCTTCTAGCAAGAAGAGGGCTTAA